The following are from one region of the Pseudohongiella spirulinae genome:
- a CDS encoding DUF4105 domain-containing protein has protein sequence MNSLDPSSAARPGTYALLSCFRLAVTTLLLSLLLAGIPLTALQAQPVIDNVADIRMPADFNQVEFYLVTVDVGDRVWDNFGHTALRMVDLGSDTDLVFNWGLFDTSVGVFRFATNFALGIMNYQLGVSPPSWEFGRYQQENRTVWQDRLRLNNAQKRTLYQRLAWNVRPENISYDYDYFYDNCTTRVRDYIDEALNGALADGSRALTQRTFRDEVLGHYASVPLIGFSLNVLMNERIDQRMTQWQQMFLPAQLRSQLQRQGLLDESEILMEFPAPQTQPGGHLVSGLMALLTLGLLLSVRRASIASFSSQPGFTLRWPQLSYRLLGLVGLIVALFSGVYGLMLSLGWWLSGHQDVHANVNLLLFWPTDLLALGMVFSWLLKGRAYSVSTIRQQIIVTYLVLHLMAALVYVVMALFGLSGQSLGTIALFVLPLLILFSLVSMIAGIQPVRSIRWG, from the coding sequence TTGAATTCACTTGACCCCAGTTCTGCTGCCCGGCCGGGCACATACGCGTTGCTGTCCTGTTTTCGTCTGGCAGTCACTACTCTGTTGTTGTCGCTGTTGTTGGCGGGCATACCGCTGACGGCACTGCAAGCACAGCCAGTCATCGATAACGTGGCAGATATCCGCATGCCTGCCGATTTTAATCAGGTAGAGTTTTATCTGGTGACAGTTGATGTGGGCGACCGTGTCTGGGATAACTTCGGGCACACGGCGCTGCGCATGGTTGATCTGGGTTCTGACACGGATCTGGTGTTTAACTGGGGCTTGTTTGATACCAGTGTGGGCGTGTTCCGGTTTGCCACCAATTTTGCGCTGGGCATCATGAACTACCAACTGGGTGTGTCGCCGCCGTCATGGGAATTCGGGCGTTATCAGCAGGAAAATCGTACTGTATGGCAGGATCGGCTGCGTTTGAATAATGCCCAGAAACGCACTTTGTACCAGCGTCTGGCCTGGAATGTGCGACCAGAAAACATCAGCTATGACTATGATTATTTTTACGATAACTGCACAACGCGGGTTCGTGATTATATTGATGAGGCGCTGAATGGAGCGCTGGCTGACGGCAGTCGGGCGCTGACGCAGCGCACTTTTCGCGATGAGGTACTGGGTCATTATGCCAGTGTGCCGCTGATTGGTTTCTCATTGAATGTGCTGATGAATGAGCGGATCGATCAGCGCATGACGCAGTGGCAGCAGATGTTTTTGCCGGCGCAATTGAGGTCGCAGCTACAGCGTCAGGGGCTGCTTGATGAGTCAGAAATATTAATGGAATTCCCTGCACCACAGACACAGCCGGGTGGGCATCTGGTCAGTGGTCTCATGGCATTGCTCACTCTGGGTCTGCTGTTGAGTGTGCGACGGGCATCAATTGCTTCGTTTTCCAGTCAACCAGGTTTTACGTTGCGCTGGCCGCAGCTTTCCTATCGGCTGCTTGGACTGGTCGGTTTGATCGTGGCACTGTTCAGTGGTGTTTATGGACTGATGTTGAGCCTGGGCTGGTGGCTATCCGGGCATCAGGATGTCCATGCCAATGTCAATTTGCTCCTGTTCTGGCCGACTGATCTGTTGGCGTTGGGTATGGTGTTTAGCTGGCTTCTTAAAGGGCGAGCCTACAGCGTCAGCACCATCCGACAACAAATCATCGTGACTTACCTGGTCCTGCATTTGATGGCCGCCCTGGTTTACGTGGTGATGGCTTTGTTCGGACTTAGTGGTCAGTCGCTTGGCACGATAGCCTTGTTTGTTCTGCCCTTGTTGATTCTGTTCAGTCTGGTCAGCATGATCGCTGGTATACAGCCGGTCAGATCGATTCGCTGGGGTTGA
- a CDS encoding undecaprenyl-diphosphate phosphatase — MDWLQILVLAVVQGITEFLPVSSSAHLILVPVLTGWDDQGLVFDVALHFGSLAAVVLYFRHELIAMSRSWLISLTRRQLDQDARLAWAVLFATIPVGLAGLTFNNIIESALRSPLYLAAGLIVFGLVLGWADWRRKSGRTEYQLGWKDVLLIGLAQALALFPGTSRSGITITAGLLLGLGREAASRFSFLLSIPVIFIATGQQTKELLESDVPIMFTALASGTVLSGISAYLCIHYFLAFIKRIGMQPFVIYRLLLGALLIYFFGINPSESI; from the coding sequence ATGGATTGGCTTCAGATTCTGGTACTGGCAGTGGTACAGGGCATCACCGAGTTTTTGCCTGTTTCAAGCTCAGCGCACCTGATTCTGGTACCGGTTCTGACAGGCTGGGATGATCAAGGCCTGGTATTTGATGTCGCTCTGCATTTTGGCAGCCTGGCTGCCGTTGTGCTTTACTTCAGGCATGAGCTGATTGCCATGAGCCGAAGTTGGCTTATTTCACTTACCCGCCGCCAACTGGATCAGGATGCCCGCCTGGCCTGGGCAGTGCTGTTTGCGACCATTCCCGTTGGTCTGGCCGGACTGACCTTCAATAACATCATAGAGTCAGCCCTGCGCTCCCCACTCTACCTGGCAGCCGGATTGATCGTGTTTGGTCTGGTGCTGGGCTGGGCTGACTGGCGTCGAAAATCAGGCCGTACCGAATATCAACTGGGCTGGAAAGATGTCCTGTTGATTGGCCTGGCGCAGGCTCTGGCGCTGTTTCCTGGCACCTCACGCTCGGGCATAACCATCACTGCCGGATTACTGTTGGGTCTGGGACGAGAAGCCGCCTCACGCTTTTCGTTTTTGCTGTCGATCCCGGTTATTTTTATCGCGACCGGGCAGCAGACCAAAGAACTGCTGGAGTCCGATGTGCCAATCATGTTTACGGCTCTGGCCTCAGGGACTGTGCTGTCAGGCATCAGTGCTTACCTGTGCATTCACTATTTTCTGGCTTTTATCAAACGCATCGGCATGCAGCCCTTTGTGATTTATCGTCTGCTGCTGGGCGCACTGCTGATTTATTTCTTTGGCATCAACCCCAGCGAATCGATCTGA